The region TCGTTAACATCCTTTCTGTATAAAATTTCGGTTCATTATAGTAGGGATATGAAGGAACCGGGTGCCATTCTAACATCTATAAGAAGTCCAACGAAAGGGGGGAGTCCAAATTTTTTTATAAAAAATTTTGGTCGTTTTTGGTTGTGAGCCAGATAAAGGGGAACAGCGTGATTCACTGGGAATACCATGAAAACTTTGATCAAAGCACACGTCCAAGTGCTGGTCACAGATGAGCTTCCGTATGAGGTGACCTAACGACGCTTGCTGGGCCTCCCAATCTACTAGGTAACCTGCTTTGTGTCGATATAGTAACAAAGATAGCGGTAAGCAGGGTGAAAATGGTATAATGGCTCTCAGATGCTTATAAGTATTGGAGGAATGGTGACACACATGCTAACTGTTAACAACGTGAGTTTAAGATATGGTGATAGAAAGCTATTCGAGGATGTGAATATTAAGTTCACACCGGGAAATTGCTACGGTCTCATAGGAGCAAACGGCGCAGGAAAATCGACGTTTTTAAAAATAATATCTGGCGAGATCGAGTCACAAACGGGTGATGTGCATCTCGGACCGGACGAGCGTTTGGCTGTCCTGAAACAGGATCACTTTGAATATGAAGAGTATCCTGTCATACAGACGGTCATCATGGGCCATCAGCGTTTATATGAAGTCATGAAAGAGAAAGATGAAATCTACATGAAGGCTGATTTTTCGGAGGAAGACGGTATACGCGCTGGGGAATTAGAGGCTGAGTTTGCTGAAATGAACGGATGGGAAGCAGAATCAGACGCAGCGATTCTTCTAAAAGGGCTGGGGATTCCAGAGGAACTCCACACGAAAAAGATGGCTGATTTAAGTGGGGCAGAAAAGGTCAAGGTTCTATTAGCTCAAGCGCTATTTGGTCAACCTGACGTGTTACTACTAGATGAGCCGACGAACCACTTAGACGCACGTGCGATTCTATGGCTTGAGAATTTCCTTATTGATTTTGAGAACACAGTGATTGTCGTTTCCCACGACAGACACTTTCTTAATAAAGTGTGTACGCATATCGCTGATTTAGATTATGGTAAGATTCAACTTTATGTCGGAAACTATGATTTCTGGTATGAGTCAAGTCAATTGGCCCAAAAAATGGCACAAGAGCAAAACAAGAAAAAAGAAGAGAAGGTTAAAGAACTGCAGAATTTCATTGCACGATTCAGTGCCAACGCTTCTAAATCAAAACAAGCGACGTCGCGTAAAAAATTACTGGACAAGATTACGCTCGACGATATCAAGCCGTCATCTAGAAAATACCCGTATGTTAACTTCACTCAGAATCGTGAAGTCGGGAATGATCTATTGTTAGTTGAAGGATTGTCTAAGACGATCGATGGTGAAAAAGTATTAGATAATGTCAGTTTTCGAGTGAACAAAGGGGATAAAATCGCTTTTGTCGGACATGACGATATTGCCAAAACCACATTATTTAAAATCCTCATGGGTGAGATGGAAGCGGACAGTGGCACGTTTAAGTGGGGGGTGACAACGTCTCAATCGTACTTTCCACGAGATAATTCAGCGTTCTTTGAGAATAATGACCTCAATCTTGTTGATTGGTTACGCCAATACTCTCCAGAGGATCAAACGGATACGTTCATTCGAGGATTCCTGGGTAGAATGTTGTTTTCTGGTGAAGAGGTCATGAAAAAAGCGAGTGTCCTATCTGGTGGGGAAAAGGTTCGGTGTATGTTGTCTAAGATGATGCTCAGTGGTGCGAATGTTCTTTTATTCGATGATCCAACGAACCATCTTGACCTTGAATCGATCCAGTCACTCAATAATGGGTTGGTCAATTATAAGGGAACGATCCTGTTCACCTCACATGACCACCAATTTGTTCAAACGATCGCTAACCGTATCATTGAAATAACACCAAACGGTCTGATTGATAAAGAGATGAGCTTTGACGAATATCTTGAGGATGAAGTTTTACAAGAGAAGATAGAAGACATGTATAAGGGTACAGCTTAAAGTTTTGAGAAGAGTAAGGGGTGTCTAGGACACTCTTTACTCTTTTTTAAGGTGC is a window of Caldalkalibacillus salinus DNA encoding:
- a CDS encoding ABC-F family ATP-binding cassette domain-containing protein, giving the protein MLTVNNVSLRYGDRKLFEDVNIKFTPGNCYGLIGANGAGKSTFLKIISGEIESQTGDVHLGPDERLAVLKQDHFEYEEYPVIQTVIMGHQRLYEVMKEKDEIYMKADFSEEDGIRAGELEAEFAEMNGWEAESDAAILLKGLGIPEELHTKKMADLSGAEKVKVLLAQALFGQPDVLLLDEPTNHLDARAILWLENFLIDFENTVIVVSHDRHFLNKVCTHIADLDYGKIQLYVGNYDFWYESSQLAQKMAQEQNKKKEEKVKELQNFIARFSANASKSKQATSRKKLLDKITLDDIKPSSRKYPYVNFTQNREVGNDLLLVEGLSKTIDGEKVLDNVSFRVNKGDKIAFVGHDDIAKTTLFKILMGEMEADSGTFKWGVTTSQSYFPRDNSAFFENNDLNLVDWLRQYSPEDQTDTFIRGFLGRMLFSGEEVMKKASVLSGGEKVRCMLSKMMLSGANVLLFDDPTNHLDLESIQSLNNGLVNYKGTILFTSHDHQFVQTIANRIIEITPNGLIDKEMSFDEYLEDEVLQEKIEDMYKGTA